One window of Brevibacillus choshinensis genomic DNA carries:
- a CDS encoding FAD-dependent oxidoreductase, with product MYDIVIIGGGPAGGSAALFAAKAGKKTLLIDNDKSMTKRAWLENHYGVLEITGPDLIEIGKKQAAKFGAELITDQVTNVSKSEQGVTIETAEKGSFEAKHVILATGALVELAEKAGVNTKAGTEPRIKTVVDVDAQGKSNVDGIWAAGTCAGVSVHTIITSGDGAKVAINVISELNGERYVDHDVLKTN from the coding sequence ATGTACGATATCGTGATTATTGGTGGAGGCCCAGCAGGGGGAAGCGCGGCGTTGTTTGCAGCAAAAGCGGGGAAGAAAACGCTCTTGATCGACAATGATAAAAGCATGACAAAACGCGCATGGCTGGAAAACCATTACGGCGTACTTGAAATTACAGGCCCTGACCTGATCGAGATCGGCAAAAAACAAGCGGCAAAATTCGGCGCTGAGCTGATTACTGATCAAGTAACCAACGTTTCTAAAAGCGAGCAAGGTGTAACGATTGAAACCGCTGAAAAAGGTTCTTTTGAAGCGAAGCATGTGATCCTGGCTACTGGCGCTCTGGTAGAACTGGCTGAAAAAGCTGGTGTGAATACCAAAGCAGGTACAGAGCCACGCATCAAAACCGTAGTAGATGTAGATGCCCAAGGTAAATCAAACGTGGATGGCATTTGGGCAGCAGGCACGTGCGCAGGTGTAAGCGTACATACAATCATTACTTCTGGTGATGGAGCGAAAGTAGCGATCAACGTGATCAGTGAGCTGAACGGCGAGCGCTATGTGGATCATGATGTTTTGAAAACAAACTAA